The Asticcacaulis sp. MM231 genomic interval TCCTTTATATTCTTCTAGAGGGCGCCGTAGAAGTTCAAGGTGCCTGGCACGACAAGGAAACTACCCTGGCGGTTGTGCGCCCGCTTTCGGTGTTCATTCTGTCGTCCGTCGTGCTGGATGCGCCGGCCCTCATGTCGGCGCGCACGATCGACCGGTCCGAAATTCTGATGCTGTCGGCTGAAGCGCTCCGCAGGGCCATGCGTGACGACAGCCATTTTGCGCTCAGCATCGCCGAGGAAATGGCAGGCTGGAACCGTGCCCTGGTACGTCAGCTCAAGAACATGAAGTTGCGCAGCGCTGCCGAACGCCTGGCCAACTATCTGCTGACGCTTCAGGTGCAGCAAGGCGGCGGCACGACCCTGCATTTGCCGCATGAAAAGCGTATCCTGGCCTCCTTGTTGGGTATGACCCCCGAAAATCTTTCAAGGTCCTTCGCCGGTCTGGCGGATTACGGCGTAGAGATTCATGGCAACGAGATCAACCTGACTATGATGACCGCGTTGAAACGCATGGCCAAGCCCTCTGCGTTAATCGACAATCACATGCCGCCGCTCGATCATTTGAGCGGCAATGCGGAACGCGAACTGTGGCCACCCAATTCCCGCTCGGGTAAAATCATCTACGAATAGGCGAGTAAGGCGGCAGAACATCTGCCGCCTTCATGCCCCAACTCATGTACGCGCAGTTGGGCGGCACCGGGCCTCGACAGGGATGAGGTATGTCGTGGACCCGAACCAGGAACAGCCTTTAGACTACATCATTCCCGGCAAGGCGCATTGATACATGCTATTCGCACGCCTGATGTTTGCGCGCTCAACAAGCCACACTTTCCGACCCCTGACCTGACAAAAGTCAATCACTGACCCCACAGGTTTGAAAATCAGGCTTGATGTCAACCAAGGCGCAAGTCACCCGCGGCGCATAGAGTGCTCTCCCTACGGGAGACTCTTTATGCCGCCAGAGAAGATCGTCATTCTGCTAGTCATCACAGCCTTAAGCAAGGCGGGCCATGAGGTGGTAGCTTTGTGACCGATACTTTCCCCAAACTCAACCTGGCGATCCTTTGTATGTCCGACGGTAGCGATCTTGATATCGAACAACGTGCGGA includes:
- a CDS encoding cyclic nucleotide-binding domain-containing protein, coding for MKESDLARIRELGLFSGMDANRFSDLTSGAFMQKFPANTTLLYEGDTVDFLYILLEGAVEVQGAWHDKETTLAVVRPLSVFILSSVVLDAPALMSARTIDRSEILMLSAEALRRAMRDDSHFALSIAEEMAGWNRALVRQLKNMKLRSAAERLANYLLTLQVQQGGGTTLHLPHEKRILASLLGMTPENLSRSFAGLADYGVEIHGNEINLTMMTALKRMAKPSALIDNHMPPLDHLSGNAERELWPPNSRSGKIIYE